The genomic window TTCTGACTTCTGCCCAGGTTCCTAATGTGAGAGGCTAGATCCAGGCCATGGAGGTGCTTCAGTGTGATGGCTGTGATTTCAGAGCCCCGTCCTATGAAGATCTCAAGGCACACATCCAGGATGTCCACACCGCCTTTCTGCAGCCGACGGATGTTGCCGAGGACAATGCGAACGAGCCCCGGTCTGGATCCATGAATGCCAGCAACCAGACAGAGGTGGAGTTTTCTTCTATAAAGGATGAGTTTGCGATTGCAGAGGATTTATCAGGTAAACCTGTACTACACTCAGGAGAGCTCGTATATGTAATTGCTGTCATCTACTTGTAGCTGTAGCTGTGGTTTTTGGTAGGTGCGGCTTCGGCAGAGTCTCTTGGTCTTTGTTAGCCATTTGTGTGGTCTGGGCACTGTGTTTTCTCTCCTTGGGTATCCCAGGTTATTGTCTTCTTGACTTCTTCATGTTTctagtttccttttattttttagagaaagatttgtgtattttaaaatatgtatttatttacttatgagaGGCACTGAAACAGATAGTGAGGgctcccatctggtggtttatTTCCTGAATActcaggactgaagccaggatctaggaacacactctaggtctcccacatggcttgcAGGAACCGAATCACTTGCATCATCACCACTCGCTTCTCTGgtccacattagctggaagccagagtcaggggctggagcttgATGTACTGCAAcgggggatgcaggtgtcttaatcaTGAGGCTAAATGCCCATGCCTTAGTTTCCTTTTAATTTGGAGAACAAGGTAGCATCTTGGAAAGTTCTAGAACAGATATCACAATTTATgaagcagattttttttgtttatagcTATGTGGCTCATTTATGGAGATAAGGAGAATATTATACCAAAACCTGTATACTGCATTTCCTTCCATGAGAAGGTGTAATATGTGAATGTTCATTAATGTTTCACGAACACTCTGTAAAGGCTTGTATTGAGACATTAGGCCTTTTGAATGTGATGTttattaatgaagaaaaattgaCACAGGACTGATTGTCATGATTGAATGAttcacttttgttttgcttttctcttctcaCTTGCCTTGTGCTTTCTCTTTAGGTCAAAATGCAACTGCACTGGGGACCGGAAGTTACTATGGCCACAGTCCAGGATATTACGGTCAGCATATTGCCCCTAATCCCAAACCAACAAACAAGTTTTTTCAATGCAAGTTCTGCGTACGCTACTTCAGGTCCAAAAACCTCCTCATAGAACACACTAGGAAGGTCCATGGAGCTCAAGCTGAAGGGAGTTCGGCAGGACCACCTGTCCCGGGATCCTTAAATTATAATATCATGATGCATGAGGGATTTGGAAAGGTCTTCTCTTGCCAGTTTTGCACATACAAGTCACCAAGGAGGGCGAGAATAATTAAGCATCAGAAGATGTATCACAAAAACAATTTGAAGGAGACCACAGCTCCCCCACCCGCTCCTGCTCCAATGCCAGACCCTGTGGTGCCTCCCGTGTCCCTGCAGGACCCCTGCAAGGAACTTCCAGCAGAGGTTGTAGAGCGCAGCATCTTAGAATCCATGGTCAAACCTTTGACCAAGTCCCGAGGCAACTTCTGCTGCGAGTGGTGCAGCTACCAGACCCCGCGCCGAGAACGCTGGTGTGACCACATGATGAAGAAACATCGCAGTATGGTCAAGATCCTTTCCAGCCTCAGACAGCAGCAAGAAGGGACTAATCTACCCGATGTGCAGAACAAGAAtgcccccagccccacttccaaCTCCTCCTATCTGTCCATGAATGCTGCCAGCCGGGAGATCCCCAACACGAATGTCTCCAGCTATAGGGGCTCCATGGGCAACTCTATCATGAGACCCAATTCTTCTTCAGCTTCCAAGTTTTCGCCCATGTCTTACCCTCAGGTGAAGCCGAAGTCACCTCACAATTCTGGCTTAGTGAACCTGACCGAGAGATCCCGTTACGGAATGACGGACATGACCAATTCTTCTGCTGACCTGGAAACAAACAGCATGCTCAATGACTCCAGTTCCGACGAGGAACTAAATGAAATAGACAGTGAGAATGGTTTAAATGCTATGGATCACCAGGCTTCAGGCATGTCTGCAGAGCAGCTGATGGGCTCAGATGGCAACAAATTATTGGAGACCAAGGGGATTCCGTTTAGAAGATTCATGAACAGGTTCCAGTGCCCCTTTTGTCCTTTCCTGACCATGCATCGACGTAGCATTTCCCGTCACATAGAAAACATCCACTTATCTGGAAAGACAGCGGTCTACAAATGTGACGAATGTCCGTTTACTTGCAAGAGCTCACTGAAACTTGGGGCTCACAAACAGTGTCACACGGGTACCACGTCCGATTGGGATGCCGTGAATTCCCAGAGTGAAAGCATTTCTTCCTCTCTGAATGAAGGCGTCGTATCTTACGAGAGCGCGAGCATCAATGGTAGAAAGTCAGGTGTCCTGTTGGATCccttgcagcagcagcagccaccgccgccgccgccgccaccaccgccaccaccgcCATCACAGCCACAGCCGCTGCAGCAGCCGCAGCCACCGCAGCTGCAGCCACCACATCAGgtgccacccccgccccagccccagccaccaccaacacagcagccacagccacccacgcaagccccacccctgcacccttaCAAATGCACCATGTGTAATTACTCCACCACGACTCTGAAGGGGCTGAGAGTCCATCAGCAGCACAAACATTCGTTCTGTGACAACTTGCCAAAATTCGAGGGCCAGCCCTCAGGCTTACCATTGGAAAATGAGACAGACAGCCACCCCTCTTCCAGCAACACTGTGAAGAAAAGTCAGACCTCAATTCTTGGGTTGTCCTCCAAGAACAATTTTGTAGCTAAGTCCTCTAGGAAGCTCGCTAATGACTTTCCTCTCGACTTATCGCCCGTGAAGAAGAGAACCAGGATTGACGAGATAGCAAGCAACCTGCAGAGCAAAATTAACCAAACCAAACAGCAGGAAGATGCGGTGATCAATGTCGAGGATGacgaggaagaagaggaagacaaTGAAGTGGAGATAGAGGTTGAGTTGGACAGGGAGGAAGAACCCACAGAACCCATCCTGGAGGTTCCCACTTCCTTTTCGGCCCAACAGATCTGGGCAAGAGACGCCAGCGAACCCCAGAAGGAGCCCAACTTCAGAAACGTCACCCATGATTACAACGCCACCAATGGGGCTGAAATCGAGCTCACCCTCTCTGAAGATGAAGAGGATTATTACGGCTCCTCAACAAACATGAAGGATCACCAGGTCTCCAACACCGCTCTGCTGAATACCCAAACTCCTATCTATGGAACTGAGCACAATAATGAAAACACAGACTTTAGTGACTCCGGAAGGCTTTATTATTGCAAACACTGTGACTTCAACAACAAATCTGCCCGAAGTGTTAGCACCCACTACCAACGAATGCACCCGTACATTAAGTTCAGCTTTAGGTACATCTTGGACCCCAACGACCACAGTGCAGTGTACAGGTGCCTGGAATGCTACATCGATTACACCAACTTCGAAGACCTCCAGCAGCACTACGGGGAGCACCACCCAGAAGCCATGAATGTACTCAACTTTGACCATTCGGACCTGATCTACCGCTGTCGGTTCTGTTCGTACACGAGCCCGAATGTCAGAAGCCTGATGCCACATTACCAAAGAATGCATCCCACGGTGAAGATCAACAACGCGATGATATTTTCAAGCTACGTCgtggagcagcaggaagggcTGAACACCGAATCCCAGACCCTGAGGGAGATTCTGAATTCGGCTCCCAAGAACTTGGCGACGTCCACTCCCGTGGCTCGTGGTGGTGGCATGCCGGCTACGTTTAATAAGAACACTCCGTCAAAGACCTTTACTTCAGAATGTGAAAATCAGAAGGACCCCTCGGTCAACACCGTTGTCGTTTACGACTGTGACGTGTGCTCATTCGCGAGCCCCAACATGCATTCTGTCTTGGTTCATTATCAGAAGAAACACCCTGAAGAAAAGGCTTCCTACTTTAGGATCCAGAAAACCATGCGAATGGTGTCTGTGGACAGGGGCTCCGCCCTTTCTCAGTTGTCATTTGAGGTGGGTGCTCCAATGTCTCCCAAAATGTCCAACATGggttccccaccccccccacaacCCCCGCCACCAGACCTCAGTACTGAGCTTTACTACTGCAAACACTGCTCCTACAGCAATCGGTCAGTTGTGGGAGTGCTTGTCCACTACCAGAAAAGACACCCAGAAATAAAGGTCACTGCCAAATATATCAGACAGGCTCCTCCCACAGCTGCAATGATGAGAGGGGCCGAAGGGCCCCAAGGCTCCCCTCGGCCACCCGCCCCCATGCAACAGCTGAGCCGAAGCAGCTCGGAGAGAGACGGCCCTCCTGTGGAGAATGAGATGTTCTTTTGCCAGCACTGTGATTACGGGAACCGGACGGTCAAAGGTGTACTCATTCACTACCAGAAGAAGCACCGCGACTTCAAGGCCAATGCCGACGTGATCCGGCAGCACACGGCCACCATCCGAAGCCTCTGTGACCGGAACCAGAAGAAGCCTGCCAGTTGTGTGCTTGTCCCCACCTCCGGTGCGGAGCGGGACAAAACCAAACTGCGGGCGCTCAAATGTAGGCAGTGTTCCTATACCTCTCCCTACTTCTATGCACTAAGGAAGCATATCAAGAAAGACCACCCTGCCCTGAAGGCCACGGTCACGTCCATTATGCGATGGGCGTTTCTAGATGGCTTGATAGAAGCTGGCTACCACTGTGAGTGGTGCATCTATTCCCATACAGAGCCCAATGGTTTGCTCCTGCATTACCAAAGGAGGCATCCAGAGCATTACGTTGATTATACTTACATGGCCACCAaactctgggctgggccagacccctcccctccctccctcacaatGCCAGCTGAAGCCAAAACATACCGGTGCAGGGACTGTGTCTTTGAAGCCGTCTCCATCTGGGACATCACCAATCACTACCAAGCATTCCACCCCTGGGCCATGAATGGTGATGAGTCGGTGCTCCTAGATATTATCAAGGAGAAAGATGGTGTTGAGAAGCCCATCCTCCCCACTGAAGAGTTGGCAGGCCCTGTGAATTGTGAGAATAGCATGCCCATCCCCCTCCccgagcaggaagctgaatgccCAGAGGATGCGAGACTTTCCCCAGAGAAAAGCATGCATCTGGCTTCAGCCAACCCCGCCATCTCCTCCACCCCGTACCAGTGCACCGTCTGCCAGTCTGAGTACAACAACCTGCACGGCCTTCTCACCCATTACGGGAAGAAGCACCCGGGCATGAAGGTGAAGGCTGCTGACTTTGCCCAGGACATCGACATCAACCCAGGTGCCGTGTACAAATGCAGGCATTGCCCATACATCAACACCCGCATCCATGGCGTCCTGACCCACTACCAGAAGCGACATCCGGCCATCAAGGTGACCGCCGAGGACTTTGTGCACGACGTGGAGCAGTCTGCCGACATAACCCAGAACGACGTGGAGGAGACCAGCAGGATTTTCAAGCAAGGGTATGGCGCCTACCGGTGCAAACTGTGTCCGTACACGCATGGCACTCTGGAGAAGCTCAAAATCCACTACGAGAAGTACCACAATCAGCCCGAATTTGATGTCTTTTCCCCGTCGCCCCCGAAGCTGCCAGTCTCCCTGGAGCCCGAGATAACCACTGAAGTGAGCCCCTCCCAAGTCTCCATCGccgaggaggaggtgggagaggaggcCGTGTCCACTTCTCACTTCTCTACCTcgcacctggtctcccacactgtgtTCCGGTGCCAGCTCTGCAAGTACTTCTGCTCCACAAGGAAGGGCATCGCCAGGCACTACCGGATCAAGCACAACAACGTGCGAGCCCAGCCCGAAGGCAAGAACAACCTGTTCAAGTGTGCCCTGTGTGCCTACACCAACCCCATCCGCAAAGGGCTGGCGGCCCACTACCAGAAGCGCCACGACATCGACGCCTACTACACGCACTGCCTGGCGGCTTCCAGGACCATCAGCGACAAGCCCAACAAGGTGATCATCCCGTCGCCGCCCAAGGACGACTCCCCGCAGCTGAGCGAGGAGCTCCGGCGGGCGGTGGAGAAGAAGAAGTGCTCCCTGTGCGCCTTCCAGTCGTTCAGCAAGAAGGGCATCGTGTCCCACTACATGAAGCGCCACCCGGGCGTGTTCCCCAAGAAGCAGCACGCCAGCAAGTTGGGGGGCTACTTCACGGCCGTCTACGCGGACGAGCACGAGAAGCCCCCGCTgctggaagaagaggagagaggcagcTTTGAGAAAGCCGAGGTGGAGGGCGAAGCGCAGGAGATGGAGTGGCTCCCGTTCCGCTGCATCAAATGCTTCAAGCTGTCTTTCAGCACGGCGGAGCTACTGTGCATGCACTACACTGACCACCACAGCCGGGACCTCAAGAGGGACTTCGTCATTCTGAGCAACGGCCCCCGCCTGCAGAACTCCGCCTACCAGTGTAAGCACTGTGATAGCAAATTGCAAAGCACAGCCGAGCTGACCTCACACTTGAACATTCACAATGAGGAATTCCAGAAGCGTGCCAAACGtcaggagaggaggaaacagcttttgAGCAAGCAGAAATATGCAGATGGTGCTTTTGCAGATTTCAAACAAGAGAGGGTAAGGATATGTTTTGATTTCCCTTCCCCCAGGAGGCCTCTCATCACTGGTGCCCACATGCACTTCTTCGTTGCCAGCCAAACTGCTGCAGGCTTCCTAGTGACTTAGCTTGCCAGAGAGCTCAATAAGTCAATTAAACATTTCGAGCCTGATTATCCCCCATTCTATGCTCTCCACGGTCttttccctgccctccctccctctgactcCTCCCATGGCTCCCCCAGGGGAGGTTCGGGGTGGTTTCTATGTATGTCTTTCTGCCAAGTAGCCTTATCTGAAGCCTAGTTACGCAACGACACTCGCTCTTTCCTAAGGCAGTGGTGGGCTGTCTCTTGGTATCATTAGCACGGCTCAGCTATGCGGTCTTCAGTGTTTGCTACATGAACCTAACATCTCAACGAGTAGAGGttttgttgcttgttttgttttgatcaAGGAATTCATTTAATGGCACAGCTATGCAACGTTTCACCTGCGTAGTTGGGACTGGTTTGAAAACCAGATAACTTATTGGCAGTGACAATGAGCTTCTACAAAGAAATCTTCTCTACTCACAAGCCGTAACATATTTGGGTTCCAGGGACTGCGTAGTAGGCAGTGTGCCATAACTCTGATGCATTTGTTATATAAAAACACTCACATATATCTCCCTTGGTTTTTAACCTGCTAATCTGCTTTAAAATACAATGTACTTGTAAGCTAAGAGAATAAATGCTGGCGGTCGAGCGAGGGCTCGGAGTACTGATGGCTACCACTGTATTTTACCAGCCTTTTGGTCACTTAGAAGAGGTGCCAAAGATCAAGGAGAGGAAAGTGGTGGGCTACAAGTGTAAATTCTGTGTGGAAGTGCACCCAACGCTCCGAGCCATCTGCAATCACCTGCGGAAGCACGTCCAGTACGGCAGCGTCCCAGCCGTGTCCGCCGCTGTGAAGGTGAGCACCGGGGACGGTCTGGGCGAGCGGtcgtgtgtgtctctgtgtgtgtctgtgtctgtgtgtgcgccACCTGAGTTACTTATTAACCCCGTCGCTGAAAGCAGCTCAGCAAAGAGTATCTCACAATGCGGGCATGCCTGAGTTATGCTTGGCTTGCTTTGGTTTGGCTTGTTTGGATTTCTTTGCAGGTCTGGACCTCCCTCATCTTTCTGTTCAGGGAAAGGTTGAGTTTTGATCGGGTTCCCTTCCACGTGGATAGTTTGGTGGAAGCAGAGTGTTCTGGATTCTCGGTATCACAGGCTTTAGTGCCATTAGGGCTTCGCTGCCCACCCCCAGTGCCCGAGGTTTTGAGAGGAATCACATGGGTCCTGTTCCCGTCATCCTAGGCTCCCCTTACTGCCTAGCCTCTTCCTCTTCTCGTCTGGCTGAGGATGCTGAGAGCCCAAGAGAATCTGTCTTTACCTTGTTATCCAGGGCCATGTGGGGAGGGCAAGAGACATTAAATCAAAATCTGAAATCCTTCAAGTCCCAGTTGACCCTGCACGTCCTCTGACCTGGCTTCTCTGCTCCATCCCCTCTCCCT from Oryctolagus cuniculus chromosome 1, mOryCun1.1, whole genome shotgun sequence includes these protein-coding regions:
- the ZNF462 gene encoding zinc finger protein 462 isoform X7, which translates into the protein MEVLQCDGCDFRAPSYEDLKAHIQDVHTAFLQPTDVAEDNANEPRSGSMNASNQTEVEFSSIKDEFAIAEDLSGQNATALGTGSYYGHSPGYYGQHIAPNPKPTNKFFQCKFCVRYFRSKNLLIEHTRKVHGAQAEGSSAGPPVPGSLNYNIMMHEGFGKVFSCQFCTYKSPRRARIIKHQKMYHKNNLKETTAPPPAPAPMPDPVVPPVSLQDPCKELPAEVVERSILESMVKPLTKSRGNFCCEWCSYQTPRRERWCDHMMKKHRSMVKILSSLRQQQEGTNLPDVQNKNAPSPTSNSSYLSMNAASREIPNTNVSSYRGSMGNSIMRPNSSSASKFSPMSYPQVKPKSPHNSGLVNLTERSRYGMTDMTNSSADLETNSMLNDSSSDEELNEIDSENGLNAMDHQASGMSAEQLMGSDGNKLLETKGIPFRRFMNRFQCPFCPFLTMHRRSISRHIENIHLSGKTAVYKCDECPFTCKSSLKLGAHKQCHTGTTSDWDAVNSQSESISSSLNEGVVSYESASINGRKSGVLLDPLQQQQPPPPPPPPPPPPPSQPQPLQQPQPPQLQPPHQVPPPPQPQPPPTQQPQPPTQAPPLHPYKCTMCNYSTTTLKGLRVHQQHKHSFCDNLPKFEGQPSGLPLENETDSHPSSSNTVKKSQTSILGLSSKNNFVAKSSRKLANDFPLDLSPVKKRTRIDEIASNLQSKINQTKQQEDAVINVEDDEEEEEDNEVEIEVELDREEEPTEPILEVPTSFSAQQIWARDASEPQKEPNFRNVTHDYNATNGAEIELTLSEDEEDYYGSSTNMKDHQVSNTALLNTQTPIYGTEHNNENTDFSDSGRLYYCKHCDFNNKSARSVSTHYQRMHPYIKFSFRYILDPNDHSAVYRCLECYIDYTNFEDLQQHYGEHHPEAMNVLNFDHSDLIYRCRFCSYTSPNVRSLMPHYQRMHPTVKINNAMIFSSYVVEQQEGLNTESQTLREILNSAPKNLATSTPVARGGGMPATFNKNTPSKTFTSECENQKDPSVNTVVVYDCDVCSFASPNMHSVLVHYQKKHPEEKASYFRIQKTMRMVSVDRGSALSQLSFEPFGHLEEVPKIKERKVVGYKCKFCVEVHPTLRAICNHLRKHVQYGSVPAVSAAVKGLRSHERSHLALAMFTREDKYSCQYCSFVSAFRHNLDRHMQTHHGHHKPFRCKLCSFKSSYNSRLKTHILKAHAGEHAYKCSWCSFSTMTISQLKEHSLKVHGKALTLPRPRIVSLLSSHAHHSSQKAAPTEEVEDSNDSSYSEPPDVQQQLNHYQSAALARNNSRVSPVPLPGAAAGTEQKTEAVLHCEFCEFSSGYIQSIRRHYRDKHGGKKLFKCKDCSFYTGFKSAFTMHVEAGHSAVPEEGPKDLRCPLCLYHTKYKRNMIDHIVLHREERVVPIEVCRSKLSKYLQGVVFRCDKCTFTCSSDESLQQHIEKHNELKPYKCQLCYYETKHTEELDTHLRDEHKVSRNFELVGRVNLDQLEQMKEKMETSSSDEEDKEEEMNSKPDDAELMRFSDHGAAVSTEKRFPCEFCGRAFSQGSEWERHVLRHGMALNDTKQVSREDSHPKEALEDSIKMPSVEEKEVGEAMGIDFSLKNETVAICVVAADKSLLENAEAKKE
- the ZNF462 gene encoding zinc finger protein 462 isoform X2; translated protein: MEVLQCDGCDFRAPSYEDLKAHIQDVHTAFLQPTDVAEDNANEPRSGSMNASNQTEVEFSSIKDEFAIAEDLSGQNATALGTGSYYGHSPGYYGQHIAPNPKPTNKFFQCKFCVRYFRSKNLLIEHTRKVHGAQAEGSSAGPPVPGSLNYNIMMHEGFGKVFSCQFCTYKSPRRARIIKHQKMYHKNNLKETTAPPPAPAPMPDPVVPPVSLQDPCKELPAEVVERSILESMVKPLTKSRGNFCCEWCSYQTPRRERWCDHMMKKHRSMVKILSSLRQQQEGTNLPDVQNKNAPSPTSNSSYLSMNAASREIPNTNVSSYRGSMGNSIMRPNSSSASKFSPMSYPQVKPKSPHNSGLVNLTERSRYGMTDMTNSSADLETNSMLNDSSSDEELNEIDSENGLNAMDHQASGMSAEQLMGSDGNKLLETKGIPFRRFMNRFQCPFCPFLTMHRRSISRHIENIHLSGKTAVYKCDECPFTCKSSLKLGAHKQCHTGTTSDWDAVNSQSESISSSLNEGVVSYESASINGRKSGVLLDPLQQQQPPPPPPPPPPPPPSQPQPLQQPQPPQLQPPHQVPPPPQPQPPPTQQPQPPTQAPPLHPYKCTMCNYSTTTLKGLRVHQQHKHSFCDNLPKFEGQPSGLPLENETDSHPSSSNTVKKSQTSILGLSSKNNFVAKSSRKLANDFPLDLSPVKKRTRIDEIASNLQSKINQTKQQEDAVINVEDDEEEEEDNEVEIEVELDREEEPTEPILEVPTSFSAQQIWARDASEPQKEPNFRNVTHDYNATNGAEIELTLSEDEEDYYGSSTNMKDHQVSNTALLNTQTPIYGTEHNNENTDFSDSGRLYYCKHCDFNNKSARSVSTHYQRMHPYIKFSFRYILDPNDHSAVYRCLECYIDYTNFEDLQQHYGEHHPEAMNVLNFDHSDLIYRCRFCSYTSPNVRSLMPHYQRMHPTVKINNAMIFSSYVVEQQEGLNTESQTLREILNSAPKNLATSTPVARGGGMPATFNKNTPSKTFTSECENQKDPSVNTVVVYDCDVCSFASPNMHSVLVHYQKKHPEEKASYFRIQKTMRMVSVDRGSALSQLSFEVGAPMSPKMSNMGSPPPPQPPPPDLSTELYYCKHCSYSNRSVVGVLVHYQKRHPEIKVTAKYIRQAPPTAAMMRGAEGPQGSPRPPAPMQQLSRSSSERDGPPVENEMFFCQHCDYGNRTVKGVLIHYQKKHRDFKANADVIRQHTATIRSLCDRNQKKPASCVLVPTSGAERDKTKLRALKCRQCSYTSPYFYALRKHIKKDHPALKATVTSIMRWAFLDGLIEAGYHCEWCIYSHTEPNGLLLHYQRRHPEHYVDYTYMATKLWAGPDPSPPSLTMPAEAKTYRCRDCVFEAVSIWDITNHYQAFHPWAMNGDESVLLDIIKEKDGVEKPILPTEELAGPVNCENSMPIPLPEQEAECPEDARLSPEKSMHLASANPAISSTPYQCTVCQSEYNNLHGLLTHYGKKHPGMKVKAADFAQDIDINPGAVYKCRHCPYINTRIHGVLTHYQKRHPAIKVTAEDFVHDVEQSADITQNDVEETSRIFKQGYGAYRCKLCPYTHGTLEKLKIHYEKYHNQPEFDVFSPSPPKLPVSLEPEITTEVSPSQVSIAEEEVGEEAVSTSHFSTSHLVSHTVFRCQLCKYFCSTRKGIARHYRIKHNNVRAQPEGKNNLFKCALCAYTNPIRKGLAAHYQKRHDIDAYYTHCLAASRTISDKPNKVIIPSPPKDDSPQLSEELRRAVEKKKCSLCAFQSFSKKGIVSHYMKRHPGVFPKKQHASKLGGYFTAVYADEHEKPPLLEEEERGSFEKAEVEGEAQEMEWLPFRCIKCFKLSFSTAELLCMHYTDHHSRDLKRDFVILSNGPRLQNSAYQCKHCDSKLQSTAELTSHLNIHNEEFQKRAKRQERRKQLLSKQKYADGAFADFKQERPFGHLEEVPKIKERKVVGYKCKFCVEVHPTLRAICNHLRKHVQYGSVPAVSAAVKEAEDPSHLFLDGLEAAKDASGALVGRVDGEHCLLDGMLEDETRPGGYHCSQCDRVLMSMQGLRSHERSHLALAMFTREDKYSCQYCSFVSAFRHNLDRHMQTHHGHHKPFRCKLCSFKSSYNSRLKTHILKAHAGEHAYKCSWCSFSTMTISQLKEHSLKVHGKALTLPRPRIVSLLSSHAHHSSQKAAPTEEVEDSNDSSYSEPPDVQQQLNHYQSAALARNNSRVSPVPLPGAAAGTEQKTEAVLHCEFCEFSSGYIQSIRRHYRDKHGGKKLFKCKDCSFYTGFKSAFTMHVEAGHSAVPEEGPKDLRCPLCLYHTKYKRNMIDHIVLHREERVVPIEVCRSKLSKYLQGVVFRCDKCTFTCSSDESLQQHIEKHNELKPYKCQLCYYETKHTEELDTHLRDEHKVSRNFELVGRVNLDQLEQMKEKMETSSSDEEDKEEEMNSKPDDAELMRFSDHGAAVSTEKRFPCEFCGRAFSQGSEWERHVLRHGMALNDTKQVSREDSHPKEALEDSIKMPSVEEKEVGEAMGIDFSLKNETVAICVVAADKSLLENAEAKKE
- the ZNF462 gene encoding zinc finger protein 462 isoform X1, with the translated sequence MEVLQCDGCDFRAPSYEDLKAHIQDVHTAFLQPTDVAEDNANEPRSGSMNASNQTEVEFSSIKDEFAIAEDLSGQNATALGTGSYYGHSPGYYGQHIAPNPKPTNKFFQCKFCVRYFRSKNLLIEHTRKVHGAQAEGSSAGPPVPGSLNYNIMMHEGFGKVFSCQFCTYKSPRRARIIKHQKMYHKNNLKETTAPPPAPAPMPDPVVPPVSLQDPCKELPAEVVERSILESMVKPLTKSRGNFCCEWCSYQTPRRERWCDHMMKKHRSMVKILSSLRQQQEGTNLPDVQNKNAPSPTSNSSYLSMNAASREIPNTNVSSYRGSMGNSIMRPNSSSASKFSPMSYPQVKPKSPHNSGLVNLTERSRYGMTDMTNSSADLETNSMLNDSSSDEELNEIDSENGLNAMDHQASGMSAEQLMGSDGNKLLETKGIPFRRFMNRFQCPFCPFLTMHRRSISRHIENIHLSGKTAVYKCDECPFTCKSSLKLGAHKQCHTGTTSDWDAVNSQSESISSSLNEGVVSYESASINGRKSGVLLDPLQQQQPPPPPPPPPPPPPSQPQPLQQPQPPQLQPPHQVPPPPQPQPPPTQQPQPPTQAPPLHPYKCTMCNYSTTTLKGLRVHQQHKHSFCDNLPKFEGQPSGLPLENETDSHPSSSNTVKKSQTSILGLSSKNNFVAKSSRKLANDFPLDLSPVKKRTRIDEIASNLQSKINQTKQQEDAVINVEDDEEEEEDNEVEIEVELDREEEPTEPILEVPTSFSAQQIWARDASEPQKEPNFRNVTHDYNATNGAEIELTLSEDEEDYYGSSTNMKDHQVSNTALLNTQTPIYGTEHNNENTDFSDSGRLYYCKHCDFNNKSARSVSTHYQRMHPYIKFSFRYILDPNDHSAVYRCLECYIDYTNFEDLQQHYGEHHPEAMNVLNFDHSDLIYRCRFCSYTSPNVRSLMPHYQRMHPTVKINNAMIFSSYVVEQQEGLNTESQTLREILNSAPKNLATSTPVARGGGMPATFNKNTPSKTFTSECENQKDPSVNTVVVYDCDVCSFASPNMHSVLVHYQKKHPEEKASYFRIQKTMRMVSVDRGSALSQLSFEVGAPMSPKMSNMGSPPPPQPPPPDLSTELYYCKHCSYSNRSVVGVLVHYQKRHPEIKVTAKYIRQAPPTAAMMRGAEGPQGSPRPPAPMQQLSRSSSERDGPPVENEMFFCQHCDYGNRTVKGVLIHYQKKHRDFKANADVIRQHTATIRSLCDRNQKKPASCVLVPTSGAERDKTKLRALKCRQCSYTSPYFYALRKHIKKDHPALKATVTSIMRWAFLDGLIEAGYHCEWCIYSHTEPNGLLLHYQRRHPEHYVDYTYMATKLWAGPDPSPPSLTMPAEAKTYRCRDCVFEAVSIWDITNHYQAFHPWAMNGDESVLLDIIKEKDGVEKPILPTEELAGPVNCENSMPIPLPEQEAECPEDARLSPEKSMHLASANPAISSTPYQCTVCQSEYNNLHGLLTHYGKKHPGMKVKAADFAQDIDINPGAVYKCRHCPYINTRIHGVLTHYQKRHPAIKVTAEDFVHDVEQSADITQNDVEETSRIFKQGYGAYRCKLCPYTHGTLEKLKIHYEKYHNQPEFDVFSPSPPKLPVSLEPEITTEVSPSQVSIAEEEVGEEAVSTSHFSTSHLVSHTVFRCQLCKYFCSTRKGIARHYRIKHNNVRAQPEGKNNLFKCALCAYTNPIRKGLAAHYQKRHDIDAYYTHCLAASRTISDKPNKVIIPSPPKDDSPQLSEELRRAVEKKKCSLCAFQSFSKKGIVSHYMKRHPGVFPKKQHASKLGGYFTAVYADEHEKPPLLEEEERGSFEKAEVEGEAQEMEWLPFRCIKCFKLSFSTAELLCMHYTDHHSRDLKRDFVILSNGPRLQNSAYQCKHCDSKLQSTAELTSHLNIHNEEFQKRAKRQERRKQLLSKQKYADGAFADFKQERPFGHLEEVPKIKERKVVGYKCKFCVEVHPTLRAICNHLRKHVQYGSVPAVSAAVKQEAEDPSHLFLDGLEAAKDASGALVGRVDGEHCLLDGMLEDETRPGGYHCSQCDRVLMSMQGLRSHERSHLALAMFTREDKYSCQYCSFVSAFRHNLDRHMQTHHGHHKPFRCKLCSFKSSYNSRLKTHILKAHAGEHAYKCSWCSFSTMTISQLKEHSLKVHGKALTLPRPRIVSLLSSHAHHSSQKAAPTEEVEDSNDSSYSEPPDVQQQLNHYQSAALARNNSRVSPVPLPGAAAGTEQKTEAVLHCEFCEFSSGYIQSIRRHYRDKHGGKKLFKCKDCSFYTGFKSAFTMHVEAGHSAVPEEGPKDLRCPLCLYHTKYKRNMIDHIVLHREERVVPIEVCRSKLSKYLQGVVFRCDKCTFTCSSDESLQQHIEKHNELKPYKCQLCYYETKHTEELDTHLRDEHKVSRNFELVGRVNLDQLEQMKEKMETSSSDEEDKEEEMNSKPDDAELMRFSDHGAAVSTEKRFPCEFCGRAFSQGSEWERHVLRHGMALNDTKQVSREDSHPKEALEDSIKMPSVEEKEVGEAMGIDFSLKNETVAICVVAADKSLLENAEAKKE